A portion of the Acidisarcina polymorpha genome contains these proteins:
- a CDS encoding HlyD family secretion protein, with amino-acid sequence MADQNPEPANNGDETERSEKPRQKSRRRFIIIGVVMVLIVGALLFWWRSTFYEDTDDAQIDGHLIQISTRIAGQVVKVYVEENSQVKAGDTIAELDPKDFQVAVQQDEANLQAAEAAYEAAKVNVPITGINTGSTLRSASSDVEGAQAQVTASRQQLQGAQAQIAQAEANYTKAKLDLERYTPLVQKDVISKQQFDQAVATADADKAALDNAKANEAAARAQVRVSEERVKQAVAQFQNAQSAPKQIQAQKARADQAAAQVQQAKAQLEQAKLNLSYTKVIAPVDGIVTRKSVEVNQNVSVGQNLMTLVSLDDIWITANFKETQLREMRAGQSAVISVDAYGGRKYDAKVTQIGGATGSVLSLFPPENATGNYVKVVQRVPVRIDLVDPRNENKDHLLRPGLSVEPKVRVKE; translated from the coding sequence GTGGCTGACCAGAATCCTGAACCTGCAAATAATGGCGATGAGACCGAACGCAGCGAGAAGCCAAGGCAGAAGTCGCGCCGGCGTTTCATCATCATCGGGGTGGTGATGGTGCTCATCGTCGGTGCGCTGCTCTTCTGGTGGCGCTCGACCTTCTACGAGGATACCGATGACGCGCAGATTGACGGTCACCTGATCCAAATCAGCACGCGGATCGCTGGCCAAGTGGTGAAGGTGTATGTAGAGGAGAACTCTCAAGTGAAGGCCGGCGACACGATCGCCGAGCTGGATCCGAAAGATTTCCAGGTAGCCGTACAGCAGGACGAGGCCAATTTGCAGGCAGCTGAGGCTGCCTACGAGGCGGCTAAAGTTAATGTGCCTATCACCGGCATCAATACCGGCAGTACGCTGCGTTCAGCTTCATCGGATGTAGAAGGGGCACAGGCGCAGGTCACGGCTAGTCGGCAGCAGTTGCAGGGAGCACAGGCCCAGATAGCGCAAGCGGAAGCCAACTATACGAAAGCCAAGCTTGACTTGGAGCGTTACACACCGCTGGTTCAGAAAGATGTCATTTCGAAGCAACAGTTCGACCAGGCGGTGGCGACTGCCGATGCTGACAAGGCAGCCCTCGACAACGCCAAGGCGAACGAGGCGGCTGCACGCGCACAGGTAAGGGTCTCGGAAGAAAGGGTCAAGCAGGCGGTAGCGCAATTCCAGAACGCACAATCGGCGCCGAAACAGATTCAAGCGCAGAAGGCGCGCGCAGACCAGGCAGCTGCCCAGGTCCAGCAAGCCAAGGCCCAGCTGGAACAAGCAAAGCTGAATTTGAGTTACACGAAAGTGATCGCCCCCGTTGACGGCATTGTCACCCGCAAGAGCGTGGAAGTGAACCAGAATGTCAGCGTCGGCCAGAATTTGATGACGCTCGTGTCCCTGGACGACATTTGGATTACGGCCAACTTCAAAGAGACTCAGCTCCGCGAGATGCGCGCCGGGCAGTCCGCGGTGATTAGCGTAGACGCCTATGGCGGTCGCAAATATGACGCCAAGGTCACCCAGATCGGTGGCGCTACTGGTTCCGTGCTGAGCCTCTTTCCGCCCGAAAACGCGACCGGCAACTATGTGAAGGTCGTCCAGCGGGTCCCGGTGAGGATCGACCTGGTCGATCCCCGAAATGAGAACAAAGACCATTTGCTGCGTCCTGGACTGTCGGTTGAGCCCAAGGTGAGGGTGAAGGAATAG
- a CDS encoding Dps family protein: MSSMAVKEPKQALEVDRITPQWHQHANPIQKFGTVIKDLPIGLEEEVRLEVTKRLNLLLADTATIRDLYKKSHWQVAGPTFYQLHLLFDKHYEQQAELIDTIAERIQILGGVAVALSADIAELTRLERAPRDREEVPVIITRLLDAHHSILKEVHDFAKKAADLGDDGTNDMLVSDVLRTNELQVWFVSEHLVEMPLIRAK, encoded by the coding sequence ATGAGCTCTATGGCTGTGAAGGAACCAAAGCAGGCACTTGAAGTTGACCGGATCACGCCCCAATGGCACCAGCATGCAAACCCCATTCAGAAATTCGGCACCGTCATCAAGGACCTGCCGATTGGATTGGAGGAGGAAGTCCGACTAGAAGTCACCAAGCGGCTGAACCTGCTGCTGGCCGATACGGCCACCATTCGCGACCTGTACAAAAAGTCTCACTGGCAGGTAGCCGGGCCGACTTTCTACCAGCTTCATCTTCTATTCGACAAGCATTATGAGCAGCAAGCCGAGCTGATCGATACGATTGCCGAGCGGATCCAGATACTTGGCGGAGTGGCCGTCGCGTTGTCCGCGGATATAGCCGAACTTACCCGGTTGGAGCGAGCACCCCGTGATCGGGAAGAAGTTCCGGTGATCATCACCCGTCTTCTCGACGCTCATCATTCCATCTTGAAGGAAGTGCATGATTTCGCGAAGAAAGCCGCAGATCTGGGCGATGATGGGACCAACGATATGCTGGTCAGCGATGTGCTCCGCACGAATGAGCTTCAAGTGTGGTTTGTCAGCGAACATCTTGTCGAGATGCCTTTGATTCGCGCCAAATAA
- a CDS encoding DedA family protein/thiosulfate sulfurtransferase GlpE, with translation MPLAIDFFIQYGYVILFLWVLAEQLGMPIPSAPLLITAGTLTATHKLNLPLALISVLLASLISDTVWYHLGKRFGGTVVRLVCRLSMESSTCVRRTEDYFTKHGPASLLLAKFIPGLGTVAAPIAGQTAMRYSTFAAYDSAGILLWCLTFMLVGRFFGDVLKKNPGALAWTAHFSVGLFALAVVGLLVYRVWKQQAFLKQVRTARLEPEELKRMLDSGKPVFIVDLRHPLDYLPDPRVLPGAVRLTPDKLVEASDEIPRDRDIVLYCTCPSEATAAKMAMNLRKLGVYRVRPLRGGFDLWKQKGFPLEDVQPAVLQA, from the coding sequence ATGCCACTCGCTATCGATTTTTTCATTCAATACGGCTATGTGATTCTGTTCCTGTGGGTGTTGGCAGAGCAACTAGGGATGCCGATACCTAGCGCCCCTTTGCTGATCACCGCGGGTACGCTGACGGCCACCCACAAGCTGAATCTTCCGCTCGCCTTGATCTCCGTACTGCTCGCCAGCTTGATCAGCGACACCGTTTGGTATCACCTGGGGAAGCGTTTCGGGGGAACCGTCGTTCGCCTGGTGTGCCGTCTTTCGATGGAGTCGTCAACTTGTGTTCGGCGCACCGAGGATTACTTCACCAAACACGGTCCGGCTTCCTTGCTTCTGGCTAAATTCATACCCGGCCTGGGAACGGTTGCAGCCCCGATAGCTGGGCAGACAGCGATGAGGTATAGCACCTTCGCTGCCTATGATTCCGCGGGGATTCTGCTGTGGTGCCTTACCTTCATGCTGGTCGGACGCTTCTTCGGCGACGTGCTCAAAAAGAATCCCGGGGCGCTGGCGTGGACCGCGCACTTCTCGGTCGGCTTGTTTGCGCTTGCCGTTGTCGGTCTGCTCGTCTACCGCGTCTGGAAGCAGCAGGCGTTCCTGAAGCAGGTCCGGACGGCGCGCCTCGAACCGGAAGAGCTGAAGCGCATGCTCGACAGCGGCAAGCCTGTCTTCATTGTCGATCTACGTCATCCGCTCGATTACCTGCCCGATCCACGGGTTCTACCGGGTGCGGTGCGACTGACTCCGGACAAGCTGGTCGAGGCGAGTGATGAGATCCCGCGCGATCGCGATATTGTGCTTTACTGCACTTGTCCGAGCGAGGCCACTGCGGCCAAAATGGCGATGAATCTGCGCAAGCTCGGTGTTTACCGAGTGCGCCCGCTTCGCGGCGGATTCGATCTGTGGAAGCAGAAAGGCTTCCCGCTCGAGGATGTTCAGCCCGCGGTCTTACAAGCCTGA
- a CDS encoding UbiD family decarboxylase — protein MAHDDLRDFIKVLEKSGELKRIREEVDPILEISEITDRVCKLGKTNGASKHAAGGPALLFEKVKGYPGSRVLMNQFGSERRMKLALHVDSLDEISGRIREFMEVKSPEGMLQKLKMLPMLAEVGKFFPKTIAARDARCKEVVLREKFSVLDFPVLQCWPGDGGRFITLPGVITRDPKSGKRNMGMYRMQVYDGQTTGMHWQRQKIAAEHLRERLREAAAAEAGGNATAAHVTAMAATAGGTQNLGPGNMAFGKLKDARLEVAVVIGTDPETTFSAIVPAPPEVEEFVIAGFLRQKPVELVKCETVDLEVPAHAEIVLEGYVRLDQLRAEGPFGDHTGFYTMQDEYPVFQITCITHRRDPIYAATIVGKPPMEDAWMGKAVERIFLPLMRMTIPEIVDINLPVEGVFHNLMIVSIRKSYAGQARKVMNGIWALGQAMFTKCIIVVDEDCDVQDVGEVTLRVANNIDPERDIQFTLGPIDSLDHASRLPNFGSKMGIDATTKWAAEGFTRPWPAMLEMDRVTRARIDAIWKKLGID, from the coding sequence GTGGCGCATGACGATCTGCGGGACTTTATCAAGGTCCTTGAGAAGTCCGGAGAGTTGAAGCGAATTCGAGAGGAGGTCGATCCGATTCTGGAGATCTCCGAAATCACTGATAGGGTATGCAAGCTGGGCAAGACCAATGGTGCGAGCAAACATGCGGCCGGTGGACCGGCGCTCCTGTTCGAGAAAGTGAAAGGCTATCCCGGTTCGCGGGTACTGATGAACCAGTTTGGCAGCGAACGGCGCATGAAGCTGGCGTTGCATGTCGATTCGCTGGACGAGATTTCTGGGCGGATCCGCGAGTTCATGGAAGTGAAGTCACCGGAAGGCATGCTGCAGAAGCTGAAGATGCTGCCGATGCTGGCGGAAGTGGGCAAGTTCTTTCCGAAGACGATCGCCGCGCGCGACGCCCGCTGCAAGGAAGTGGTTCTGCGGGAGAAGTTCAGTGTGCTCGACTTTCCCGTGTTGCAGTGTTGGCCGGGTGACGGGGGGCGTTTCATCACGCTGCCGGGGGTCATCACTCGCGACCCCAAGTCCGGCAAGCGCAATATGGGCATGTACCGGATGCAGGTTTATGATGGCCAGACGACGGGGATGCACTGGCAGCGGCAGAAGATCGCGGCAGAGCATTTGCGGGAGCGGCTTCGCGAGGCCGCGGCTGCGGAAGCCGGCGGGAATGCAACGGCGGCGCATGTTACAGCCATGGCCGCAACGGCCGGCGGTACCCAGAACCTTGGCCCCGGCAATATGGCTTTCGGCAAGCTCAAGGATGCGCGGCTGGAGGTCGCGGTCGTGATCGGTACCGATCCGGAGACGACCTTTTCGGCCATCGTTCCGGCGCCGCCCGAGGTCGAAGAGTTTGTGATTGCCGGGTTCCTTCGTCAGAAGCCGGTCGAGTTAGTGAAATGCGAGACCGTCGATCTCGAAGTGCCGGCCCATGCCGAGATCGTTCTCGAAGGCTATGTGCGGTTGGATCAGCTGCGCGCGGAGGGGCCGTTCGGCGACCATACCGGCTTCTATACCATGCAGGACGAATATCCGGTCTTTCAGATTACCTGCATCACCCACCGGCGCGATCCGATCTACGCGGCGACCATTGTCGGCAAACCGCCGATGGAGGATGCGTGGATGGGCAAGGCGGTCGAGCGGATCTTTCTGCCGCTGATGCGCATGACCATTCCGGAGATTGTGGACATTAACCTGCCTGTCGAGGGCGTTTTTCACAATTTGATGATTGTGTCGATTCGCAAGTCCTACGCCGGGCAGGCGCGCAAGGTGATGAACGGCATCTGGGCGTTGGGCCAGGCGATGTTCACAAAATGCATTATCGTGGTCGATGAAGATTGCGATGTTCAGGACGTGGGCGAGGTGACTCTGCGCGTGGCAAACAATATCGATCCGGAGCGAGATATTCAGTTCACCTTAGGCCCGATCGACTCACTCGACCACGCCTCGCGCCTGCCGAACTTTGGCAGTAAAATGGGCATCGACGCAACGACCAAGTGGGCGGCTGAGGGGTTCACCCGGCCATGGCCGGCGATGCTCGAGATGGATCGAGTAACCAGGGCGCGGATCGACGCGATCTGGAAGAAGCTGGGCATCGATTGA
- a CDS encoding molybdopterin-dependent oxidoreductase, protein MAPGWSPPAAWTRAEAEERRGGFEGALVTVNMRGTEKHRFKFGAAAGLVCSLLLGMAQVSAQQPRTATNPVVASATNPELQVMVDGRRTALTLAEFKDLPHKTVSYHNAHTKTDETYSGVPLIDLLAKYGAPTGDKLHGKALSDYIVATGSDGYRAVLALAETDPSFHPGDVIVADSMNGQPLDAKNGPFKLVVTEDKRPARSVRNLVSIELKATV, encoded by the coding sequence ATGGCCCCTGGCTGGAGTCCGCCAGCCGCTTGGACGAGGGCCGAGGCCGAGGAGCGGCGCGGTGGCTTTGAAGGAGCCTTGGTGACGGTGAACATGCGGGGAACAGAAAAGCATCGATTCAAGTTCGGTGCAGCCGCTGGTCTCGTCTGTTCGCTCCTACTGGGAATGGCCCAGGTCTCCGCTCAGCAGCCGCGCACGGCCACGAACCCGGTTGTCGCCTCCGCTACTAACCCAGAGTTGCAGGTCATGGTGGACGGCCGGAGAACAGCACTTACCTTGGCCGAGTTCAAAGATCTTCCTCACAAAACCGTCAGCTACCACAACGCCCACACCAAAACCGACGAAACCTACTCCGGCGTTCCGCTCATCGACCTGCTCGCCAAGTACGGAGCACCCACCGGAGACAAGCTTCACGGCAAGGCGCTGTCGGACTACATCGTCGCCACCGGTTCCGACGGCTACAGGGCGGTGCTGGCGCTGGCAGAGACCGACCCAAGCTTCCATCCCGGAGACGTGATCGTCGCCGACTCCATGAACGGGCAGCCGCTCGATGCCAAGAACGGCCCGTTCAAGCTCGTCGTTACAGAAGACAAGCGCCCCGCCCGGTCCGTGCGCAATCTCGTCTCGATCGAACTGAAAGCCACGGTCTGA
- a CDS encoding NuoI/complex I 23 kDa subunit family protein, with protein MSIVRNIAGIAKGMSITFGEMLKPTEVENYPDGPGPLRGAVFQDRFRGAHVLQRDENGLEKCVACFLCAAACPSNCIYIEAAENTDEVRISSAERYAKVYNIDYNRCIFCGYCVEACPTDAITHGHGFELASLNATNLIMRKEDMLATSVAMPGSLAAHSDSVK; from the coding sequence ATGTCGATTGTGCGCAACATCGCTGGCATTGCCAAGGGCATGAGCATCACGTTCGGAGAAATGCTGAAGCCGACCGAGGTTGAGAACTATCCCGACGGCCCAGGGCCGCTGCGGGGAGCGGTATTTCAGGACCGCTTCCGGGGCGCGCACGTGCTCCAGCGGGATGAAAATGGCCTGGAAAAGTGTGTGGCCTGTTTCCTCTGCGCAGCCGCCTGCCCGTCGAACTGTATCTATATCGAGGCAGCGGAGAATACCGACGAAGTCCGGATCTCGAGCGCCGAGCGTTACGCCAAGGTCTATAACATTGATTACAACCGCTGCATTTTTTGCGGCTACTGCGTCGAGGCCTGCCCGACGGACGCGATCACCCATGGCCACGGCTTCGAGTTAGCCAGCTTGAACGCGACCAATCTGATCATGCGGAAGGAAGATATGCTGGCGACGTCGGTCGCGATGCCGGGAAGCCTGGCGGCACACTCCGACTCGGTCAAGTGA
- the proB gene encoding glutamate 5-kinase, producing the protein MANTLNLLNEREALAEAANVNAARERVASARRIVIKLGTNVIIRDDGAPAVGLIHALVESAINLRRDGKHVIFVSSGAIALGVRRLGMESSPTELAMKQACAAVGQSQLMSLYESGFQHFDVATAQVLLTEDDFLDPVRYSNLRATLETLLTLGVVPVINENDTVSTLELERPGGSPIGRDFAESQRIFGDNDKLSALVMTKMDADLLILLSDVSGLYSKHPSDPEAELISEVNEITPELIAAAGAANGRGRGGMLTKVEAARMVMDAGKLAIIASGRTPGVVERVCAGETAGTVFFKEGSR; encoded by the coding sequence ATGGCCAACACACTCAACCTGCTGAACGAACGAGAAGCACTCGCTGAGGCTGCGAACGTTAATGCTGCACGCGAACGAGTCGCGTCGGCTCGGCGTATTGTGATCAAGCTGGGAACGAACGTCATCATCCGCGACGACGGCGCGCCGGCTGTGGGCCTGATTCATGCGCTGGTCGAGTCGGCGATCAACCTTCGCCGGGATGGCAAACACGTCATTTTTGTCTCCTCCGGCGCGATCGCGCTAGGGGTGAGGCGCCTGGGTATGGAGTCGTCTCCGACTGAATTGGCGATGAAGCAGGCGTGCGCCGCGGTGGGTCAGAGCCAGTTGATGTCGCTCTACGAGAGCGGCTTTCAGCACTTCGATGTGGCGACTGCGCAAGTTCTGTTGACCGAAGACGACTTCCTCGATCCGGTGCGCTATTCCAACCTGAGGGCGACGCTGGAAACGCTGTTGACGCTGGGGGTTGTGCCGGTGATCAATGAAAACGATACCGTCTCGACCCTTGAATTGGAGCGGCCTGGGGGAAGTCCTATTGGCCGAGACTTCGCTGAGAGCCAACGAATTTTCGGCGACAACGATAAACTTTCCGCATTGGTGATGACCAAGATGGACGCCGATTTGTTGATCCTGCTTTCCGATGTAAGCGGCTTGTATTCGAAGCATCCCAGCGACCCTGAAGCGGAGTTGATCTCCGAGGTGAACGAGATTACTCCGGAACTTATTGCCGCTGCTGGAGCGGCGAATGGCCGCGGTCGAGGAGGCATGCTCACGAAAGTCGAAGCCGCGCGCATGGTGATGGACGCAGGCAAGCTGGCAATCATCGCGAGCGGCCGGACGCCTGGGGTGGTTGAGCGGGTGTGCGCCGGCGAGACGGCAGGCACGGTCTTCTTCAAAGAGGGGTCGAGATGA
- a CDS encoding glutamate-5-semialdehyde dehydrogenase yields MSAAAVEPVKAGDVAELAFAAKRAGRKLASLSASDKDQILSRIAASLERHVAEVLRANEEDAAEARVAVDRGEMSKALYQRLLLSPEKLQGMIDGVRAVAKLDDPAGKMLQRTLLDDGLILEKVSVPLGLLAIIFEARPDAITQISALAIKSGNAVILKGGREVERTMAAVLVAIHEALRGSGLVDEAAVSGVYGRAPVEALLKLSGTIDLVIPRGSNALVQHIQNNTDIPVLGHADGVCHVYIDAAADLDMAIAIAVDSKVQYPAVCNAAETILVHRAIAEAALPALADALEAKQVKIRGDGRTRGFLSGHAVDLVGDDEWHTEYSDLVVAVRVVDDLDEALDHIERYGSHHTDSIVTEDADAARRFLDEVDSANVLHNCSTRFSDGFRYGFGSEVGISTSKLHARGPVGLEGLVTYKYRLLGHGQVVKDYAGKPARPFKHLKL; encoded by the coding sequence ATGAGCGCGGCGGCCGTAGAACCGGTGAAGGCAGGCGATGTTGCAGAGCTGGCGTTCGCAGCTAAACGAGCGGGGCGCAAGCTGGCTTCTCTTTCCGCTTCCGATAAAGATCAAATACTGTCACGAATTGCCGCATCTCTTGAGCGCCATGTCGCGGAGGTGCTTCGGGCAAACGAAGAAGACGCGGCTGAGGCGCGGGTCGCCGTCGACCGCGGCGAGATGTCAAAAGCTCTGTATCAGCGGCTGTTACTATCTCCGGAAAAGTTGCAAGGCATGATCGACGGTGTCAGAGCGGTTGCCAAGCTGGACGATCCGGCCGGGAAGATGTTGCAGCGGACGCTGCTCGACGACGGGCTGATTCTCGAAAAGGTCAGTGTGCCGCTTGGCCTGCTCGCGATTATCTTTGAGGCCCGTCCCGACGCCATCACTCAAATCAGCGCGCTGGCCATCAAGTCGGGAAATGCGGTTATTCTCAAGGGCGGCAGGGAAGTGGAGCGAACCATGGCCGCGGTGCTTGTGGCGATCCATGAGGCTTTGCGGGGCTCTGGTCTGGTGGATGAGGCGGCGGTGAGCGGCGTCTACGGGCGTGCTCCGGTCGAGGCATTGCTCAAGCTGAGTGGGACCATCGATCTGGTGATTCCGCGCGGGTCGAACGCCTTGGTGCAGCACATTCAGAACAACACCGACATCCCTGTGCTAGGCCATGCCGACGGAGTCTGCCACGTTTACATCGACGCCGCGGCGGATTTGGACATGGCTATTGCGATTGCGGTCGATAGCAAGGTGCAGTATCCGGCGGTCTGCAATGCGGCGGAGACGATTCTCGTTCATCGAGCGATTGCCGAGGCAGCTTTGCCGGCGTTGGCGGATGCTCTTGAAGCCAAACAGGTGAAGATTCGAGGAGACGGGCGCACGCGCGGTTTCCTGTCAGGTCATGCGGTTGACCTAGTTGGGGACGATGAGTGGCACACCGAGTATTCCGACCTGGTTGTGGCCGTTCGCGTAGTCGATGACCTGGATGAGGCTCTTGACCATATCGAACGCTACGGGTCGCACCATACCGATTCCATCGTCACCGAAGATGCCGACGCTGCCCGGCGCTTTTTGGACGAGGTCGATTCAGCCAACGTTCTGCATAACTGTTCGACGCGTTTTTCGGATGGCTTTCGCTACGGGTTCGGGTCGGAAGTTGGCATCAGCACGAGTAAGCTGCATGCCCGCGGTCCGGTCGGACTCGAGGGTTTGGTGACATATAAGTACCGGCTGCTGGGGCATGGGCAGGTGGTGAAGGACTATGCGGGAAAACCTGCACGGCCGTTCAAGCATCTTAAGCTTTGA
- a CDS encoding cupin domain-containing protein has translation MKDLPKVITLKSESPAHLGYDNHPIAEINDHVVRISTMTEPYPWHFHPNSDETFLVIEGRLTIEFEGGSLELDPGQVLTIPRGVRHRTRPGGARSVNLTFELAGTETISV, from the coding sequence ATGAAGGACCTTCCCAAGGTCATCACCCTGAAGTCAGAATCTCCGGCCCATCTGGGATACGACAACCATCCCATCGCAGAGATCAACGACCACGTGGTGCGTATCTCCACAATGACAGAACCATACCCTTGGCATTTCCATCCCAACTCCGACGAGACATTCCTGGTGATTGAAGGACGGCTGACCATCGAATTTGAAGGTGGATCGCTCGAACTCGATCCCGGGCAAGTGCTCACCATTCCTCGCGGGGTTCGCCATCGGACTCGGCCAGGTGGCGCGCGATCCGTGAACCTCACCTTCGAGCTGGCAGGCACGGAAACGATCAGCGTCTGA
- a CDS encoding ABC transporter permease, with protein sequence MTSRQIWQTASSPALRSLLQRIAYTIPVVWLVVSLVFLLIHLVPGDPIQQMLGEGAAPGDIAALRHAYGLDVPLGQQYLHYWHGVVRGDFGRSLRLNDTVAHLITTRYPYTLQLTLAALIVALLLAIPAGVTAALHRGRWQDRLLGIVSLLGLSFPALALGPIFQLLISIKLGWLPVSGAGGISHLILPAVTMGGALAAILTRMVRTAMLEELGQDYIRTARAKGLTENTVVYKHALRNAIIPVLTLVGLQFGALLAGAIVTETIFSWPGIGRLTVSAISNRDYALVQGCILAVGLTYVMVNLITDLLYTVANPRIRV encoded by the coding sequence ATGACTTCTAGACAAATCTGGCAAACCGCAAGCAGCCCGGCGCTTCGTTCGTTGCTCCAGCGGATCGCTTACACCATACCGGTCGTGTGGCTGGTTGTCTCGCTGGTCTTTCTGCTCATCCATCTCGTCCCCGGCGACCCCATCCAACAGATGTTGGGCGAAGGCGCCGCCCCCGGCGACATCGCCGCTCTACGCCACGCCTACGGCCTCGACGTGCCTCTCGGCCAGCAGTATCTGCACTACTGGCACGGGGTGGTTCGCGGAGATTTTGGACGCTCTCTCCGGTTGAACGACACCGTCGCCCACCTCATCACGACCCGATATCCATACACGCTGCAGTTGACCCTCGCCGCCCTGATCGTGGCGTTGCTGCTCGCCATACCTGCCGGAGTTACGGCGGCTCTTCACCGCGGTCGCTGGCAGGACCGCCTACTCGGCATCGTCAGCCTGCTTGGCCTCTCGTTCCCCGCACTCGCGCTCGGGCCCATCTTCCAATTGCTTATCTCGATCAAATTAGGCTGGCTCCCCGTCTCCGGCGCCGGCGGCATCAGTCATCTTATTTTGCCGGCCGTCACCATGGGCGGAGCACTCGCAGCCATTCTGACTCGCATGGTCCGCACGGCAATGCTCGAAGAACTTGGCCAGGACTACATCCGCACCGCTCGCGCCAAGGGCCTCACGGAAAACACAGTCGTCTATAAACACGCCCTGCGCAATGCCATCATCCCGGTACTCACGCTGGTCGGATTGCAGTTCGGCGCGCTGCTCGCCGGAGCGATTGTCACTGAGACCATCTTTAGTTGGCCCGGGATTGGGAGGCTCACCGTGTCCGCCATCTCGAACCGTGACTATGCGCTAGTCCAGGGATGCATTCTGGCGGTTGGGCTGACCTATGTCATGGTGAACTTGATCACGGATCTGCTGTATACGGTAGCGAACCCAAGAATCCGGGTCTGA
- a CDS encoding hemolysin family protein yields MSGLLLFRAVSVALLILANGFFVAAEFALVSVRETRIEQMIAQHVAGARAVRRLQENLDDFLPTVQFGVTLCSLALGWIGEPVVAGLFEDLLRDVPHAIVYSHLIAVPLAFAFITYLHVLLGELVPKSLALRKAEQIAIAVAGPMDLFISLTRPAVRFMNGSARLVLQLFRAPLGQEGTVHSPDELKLIATAARRMGMLPEYQEAVIHRAVELNQIPTREIMIPRQRIFSLPADMLIEVASARIVEEQHSRVPVYDPARGPEYIIGVVYSKDISRLMHFRLTAQTRFAGSPFSELRLQQVMREVLVVPETKPVLDLLQEFQKRRRHMAIVVDEYGTTVGLVTVEDAIEQIIGEVEDEFDVAEKAVLRSASGGLIIDGSVKLRDLETQMHWKLPREGGIETLAGFLLTRFGRIPREGDSTEFEGRRLSVLEMAGRRISRVMIEKLEQADKTASGTESSTGGGDRNSAKTTSMATTAGAAAE; encoded by the coding sequence ATGTCCGGTTTGCTGCTCTTTCGGGCCGTCTCCGTAGCGTTGCTCATCCTGGCCAATGGGTTTTTTGTTGCCGCGGAGTTCGCGCTGGTCAGCGTCAGAGAAACGCGGATCGAGCAGATGATCGCGCAGCATGTCGCCGGCGCCCGCGCCGTCCGCCGCCTCCAGGAAAACCTCGATGACTTCCTGCCAACTGTTCAGTTTGGCGTCACTCTCTGCAGTCTGGCGCTCGGCTGGATCGGAGAGCCGGTGGTCGCGGGACTCTTCGAAGATCTACTCCGTGACGTGCCGCACGCCATCGTCTATTCGCACCTGATCGCTGTGCCGCTGGCCTTCGCGTTCATTACTTACCTTCATGTCCTGCTCGGGGAACTTGTTCCTAAATCGCTCGCGCTGCGCAAAGCCGAGCAGATCGCCATTGCTGTCGCTGGACCGATGGATCTATTCATCTCCTTGACGCGGCCGGCAGTCCGATTCATGAATGGCTCGGCGCGACTGGTGCTGCAACTCTTTCGCGCTCCATTGGGACAGGAAGGCACCGTCCATTCGCCGGATGAACTGAAGCTGATTGCCACCGCCGCGCGCCGCATGGGCATGTTGCCCGAATACCAGGAAGCCGTTATCCACCGGGCGGTGGAGTTGAACCAGATCCCTACGCGCGAGATCATGATCCCGCGGCAGCGGATCTTTTCGCTCCCGGCTGACATGCTCATCGAGGTCGCCAGCGCCCGCATAGTCGAGGAGCAGCATTCCCGAGTGCCGGTCTACGATCCCGCTCGCGGCCCCGAATACATCATCGGCGTCGTCTACTCGAAGGACATCTCGCGGCTGATGCACTTTCGCCTGACCGCGCAAACCCGCTTCGCTGGATCGCCGTTCAGTGAACTTCGCCTGCAACAGGTGATGCGAGAAGTCCTCGTCGTTCCAGAAACCAAGCCGGTCCTCGATCTGTTGCAGGAGTTTCAAAAACGCCGCCGGCACATGGCCATTGTGGTCGACGAGTATGGCACTACAGTGGGATTGGTTACCGTGGAAGATGCGATCGAACAGATCATCGGCGAGGTTGAAGATGAATTCGATGTTGCCGAAAAGGCCGTGCTTCGCTCTGCCTCGGGAGGGTTGATCATCGACGGCAGCGTCAAGCTCCGCGACCTCGAAACCCAGATGCATTGGAAGCTTCCCCGCGAAGGCGGCATCGAGACTCTCGCTGGATTCCTGCTGACTCGCTTCGGTCGAATTCCTCGCGAAGGCGATTCCACCGAGTTTGAAGGTAGGCGGCTCAGCGTGCTCGAAATGGCCGGCCGGCGCATCAGCCGGGTGATGATTGAGAAATTGGAGCAGGCCGACAAAACTGCCTCCGGAACTGAGTCCTCGACGGGCGGCGGAGACCGCAATTCGGCCAAGACGACCAGCATGGCCACCACGGCTGGAGCCGCAGCCGAATGA